In Dysgonomonas mossii, one DNA window encodes the following:
- a CDS encoding beta-ketoacyl synthase N-terminal-like domain-containing protein: FALKSTIDKIQINPTQIQNVIFGNVIQSGSGQNPARQIGINSGVPYKTPAMTVNEVCGSGLKSIILGRHRIQLGEAEVVAVGGIESMTNAPELIFKKDTAPVKSFMHDGLTDVFNQIPMGLTAERIAEKYDD; encoded by the coding sequence TTTTGCCTTAAAATCTACTATAGATAAAATTCAAATAAATCCAACTCAAATACAAAATGTTATTTTCGGAAATGTTATTCAATCTGGCAGTGGTCAAAACCCTGCTCGACAAATCGGTATTAATTCAGGTGTCCCATACAAGACGCCAGCAATGACAGTAAATGAAGTATGTGGATCTGGCCTAAAATCTATTATTTTAGGTAGGCATCGCATACAGTTAGGAGAAGCTGAGGTTGTAGCTGTTGGTGGTATCGAAAGCATGACAAATGCTCCAGAACTTATTTTTAAAAAGGACACTGCTCCTGTAAAAAGTTTTATGCATGATGGTTTAACAGATGTATTTAATCAAATACCAATGGGTTTAACAGCTGAACGTATTGCTGAAAAGTATGATGATA